A single Prochlorococcus marinus XMU1410 DNA region contains:
- a CDS encoding 23S rRNA (pseudouridine(1915)-N(3))-methyltransferase RlmH, whose amino-acid sequence MLQSNRLTIYAIGKIKKLWIRDGINQYKKRMPELIINELKTFNLNNLRSNNNIIICLSEEGKQFNSVELCSLLLKFKNKKINFLIGDTDGFSSDIKEKSDLILSLSPLTFPHELARLILIEQIYRAISISNNSPYHRS is encoded by the coding sequence ATGCTTCAGAGTAATAGATTAACAATTTATGCTATCGGCAAAATAAAGAAACTTTGGATTAGAGATGGTATTAATCAATACAAAAAAAGAATGCCTGAACTTATTATTAATGAGTTAAAGACTTTTAATTTAAATAATCTTAGATCCAATAACAATATTATTATCTGCCTAAGTGAAGAAGGGAAACAGTTTAATTCAGTTGAACTTTGTTCCTTACTCTTAAAATTTAAAAATAAAAAAATTAATTTCTTAATCGGTGATACTGATGGATTTAGTTCAGATATAAAAGAAAAATCAGATCTTATACTAAGCCTGTCTCCTTTAACTTTTCCTCATGAATTAGCTAGATTAATCCTAATCGAGCAAATTTATAGAGCTATTTCTATATCTAACAACTCCCCTTACCATCGTTCTTAA
- the rsmA gene encoding 16S rRNA (adenine(1518)-N(6)/adenine(1519)-N(6))-dimethyltransferase RsmA translates to MNFKNYHQKKRFGQHWLVNKKILEKIKEIAVLNENDFILEIGPGKGALTSKLLDSEIKKLHAIELDKNLINLLNDKFNNNDKFSLQQGDILSVNLDSINKKITKVIANIPYNITGPILDIFIGRLGIIKNYNYEKIIFLMQKDVVDRILSKEGSPNAGALSIRMQLLSKIKRICDVPPSSFSPPPKVFSSLVVFEPIKNDLRLDISLEKYIDKLLRISFNSRRKMLRNTLNSILSNEEINELSESSKVCFNLRPQDISIDQWIKLAENCIKIKK, encoded by the coding sequence ATGAATTTTAAAAACTATCATCAAAAAAAAAGATTTGGACAACACTGGTTGGTAAATAAAAAAATATTAGAAAAAATTAAAGAAATTGCTGTTCTTAATGAAAATGACTTTATTTTAGAAATTGGTCCTGGTAAAGGAGCTTTAACCTCAAAGTTGTTAGATTCAGAAATTAAAAAATTACATGCAATTGAATTAGATAAAAATTTAATAAATTTATTAAATGATAAATTCAATAATAATGATAAGTTTTCACTGCAGCAAGGAGATATTCTTTCTGTAAATTTAGATTCGATTAATAAGAAGATTACAAAAGTGATTGCAAATATTCCTTACAATATAACTGGCCCAATATTGGATATCTTCATAGGTCGATTGGGCATTATAAAAAACTATAATTATGAAAAAATAATATTTCTAATGCAGAAAGACGTTGTAGATAGGATTTTGTCAAAAGAAGGTAGTCCTAATGCTGGTGCGCTTAGTATAAGAATGCAACTTTTATCAAAAATAAAAAGAATATGTGATGTGCCGCCTTCATCATTTAGTCCGCCTCCAAAAGTTTTTTCTTCTCTAGTAGTTTTCGAACCAATAAAAAATGATTTAAGATTAGACATTAGTCTAGAAAAATATATAGATAAACTTCTTCGAATTTCATTTAATTCAAGAAGAAAAATGCTTAGAAATACTCTTAATTCAATACTTTCAAATGAAGAGATAAATGAATTATCTGAATCTTCAAAAGTTTGTTTTAATTTAAGACCACAAGATATTTCAATTGACCAATGGATTAAGCTTGCAGAAAATTGTATTAAAATTAAAAAATAA
- the ispE gene encoding 4-(cytidine 5'-diphospho)-2-C-methyl-D-erythritol kinase — protein sequence MQDLAKKKINIKSPAKINLHLEVIGKREDGFHELAMIMQNIDLADYLEFEINNEGLIKLESDCNDLSLSDDNLIVKSANLLRKKSNIDYGANIFLRKNIPIGAGLAGGSSNAAATLIGLNNLWDLKLDQENLCSIASSLGSDIPFFINGGIQLCFGRGEILEKLDSILEYGAILLKNPNVSVSTAETYKKYSNRFCDHYITDKEMIENIRKNLRNNGLNNLNFNNQHLSIKNDLQLVVENENDSVKNALYLLSKLENCLTFSMSGSGPTCFALFKDLETAKKELNANSKLFKDKGYDSWVCTFLEKGITFI from the coding sequence ATGCAAGATTTAGCTAAAAAGAAAATTAATATAAAATCCCCTGCCAAAATAAATTTGCACCTTGAAGTTATTGGTAAAAGAGAGGATGGATTTCATGAGTTAGCTATGATTATGCAAAATATCGATCTTGCTGATTATTTAGAATTTGAAATTAATAATGAAGGTTTAATTAAACTTGAGTCTGATTGTAATGATTTAAGCCTATCTGATGATAACTTAATTGTTAAATCGGCAAACCTATTAAGGAAAAAATCAAATATAGATTACGGTGCGAATATATTTTTAAGAAAAAATATCCCAATTGGCGCAGGATTAGCTGGTGGATCAAGTAATGCAGCAGCAACATTAATTGGTCTTAATAATTTATGGGATTTGAAATTAGATCAAGAAAATTTATGTTCAATAGCATCATCATTAGGATCTGATATTCCCTTTTTTATAAATGGTGGTATTCAATTATGTTTTGGAAGAGGCGAAATTTTGGAGAAATTAGATTCAATCCTTGAATATGGAGCAATTCTTTTAAAAAATCCGAATGTATCAGTATCAACTGCTGAAACTTATAAAAAATATAGTAATAGATTCTGTGATCATTATATTACTGATAAAGAAATGATTGAGAATATAAGAAAAAATCTAAGAAATAATGGTTTAAATAACTTAAATTTTAATAATCAACATTTATCTATTAAAAATGATTTGCAATTAGTTGTTGAAAATGAAAATGATTCTGTAAAGAACGCATTATATTTACTTTCTAAATTAGAAAATTGTCTCACATTTTCAATGAGTGGATCAGGCCCTACATGCTTTGCACTATTTAAAGATTTAGAGACTGCTAAAAAAGAATTAAATGCAAATTCTAAATTATTTAAAGATAAAGGCTATGATTCATGGGTTTGCACTTTCCTTGAAAAGGGAATAACATTCATTTAA
- a CDS encoding DUF3082 domain-containing protein: MADNSNENIEKNIPEKGPLNFIVGSLTSFLLFIFFYFLSNKIAIYFSVHKPSNSSEIVQNISSSINTLIIGLSFLLTFSFAFIGIGLFIVFIRSFIVKKS; this comes from the coding sequence GTGGCTGATAATAGTAATGAGAATATTGAAAAAAATATTCCCGAAAAAGGACCTTTAAATTTTATTGTTGGATCATTAACAAGTTTTTTATTATTTATATTTTTTTATTTTTTAAGTAATAAAATTGCAATTTATTTTTCAGTACATAAACCATCTAATTCTTCTGAAATAGTCCAAAATATTTCCTCTAGTATTAATACATTAATAATTGGATTATCTTTTTTGCTAACTTTTTCATTTGCTTTTATAGGTATAGGTCTTTTTATTGTATTTATTCGAAGTTTTATTGTGAAGAAAAGTTGA
- a CDS encoding pyruvate dehydrogenase complex E1 component subunit beta: MAGTLLFNALKEAIDEEMANDVNVCVMGEDVGQYGGSYKVTKDLYEKYGELRVLDTPIAENSFTGMAVGAAMTGLRPIVEGMNMGFLLLAFNQISNNMGMLRYTSGGNYKIPAVVRGPGGVGRQLGAEHSQRLEAYFHAVPGIKIVACSTPTNAKGLMKAAIRDDNPVLFFEHVLLYNLSEELPEGDYTCALDQADVVKEGRDITLLTYSRMRHHCLKAIEELEKKGIDVELIDLISLKPFDMETISKSIRKTNKVIIVEECMKTGGIGAELIALITEECFDDLDARPIRLSSQDIPTPYNGNLENLTIIQPHQIVEKVEHLISGSI, encoded by the coding sequence GTGGCTGGAACATTATTATTTAATGCTTTGAAAGAGGCAATTGATGAAGAAATGGCAAATGATGTAAATGTTTGCGTAATGGGGGAAGATGTTGGTCAATATGGAGGATCTTATAAGGTAACTAAGGATTTATATGAAAAATATGGAGAGTTAAGAGTCTTAGATACTCCAATTGCAGAGAATAGTTTTACGGGTATGGCTGTGGGTGCAGCAATGACTGGCTTAAGACCAATAGTAGAAGGAATGAATATGGGTTTTTTGCTTTTAGCATTTAATCAGATATCAAACAATATGGGTATGCTTAGATATACAAGTGGCGGAAATTATAAAATACCAGCAGTAGTTCGAGGACCTGGTGGAGTTGGTCGTCAACTTGGTGCTGAGCATAGTCAAAGACTTGAAGCATATTTTCATGCAGTTCCTGGCATAAAGATTGTTGCATGTAGTACGCCCACAAATGCTAAAGGTTTAATGAAAGCAGCTATAAGAGATGATAATCCGGTTCTATTTTTCGAACATGTTCTTCTATACAATTTGTCTGAAGAATTACCTGAGGGTGATTATACTTGCGCTTTAGATCAGGCTGACGTTGTAAAAGAAGGGCGTGATATTACTTTATTGACTTATTCAAGAATGAGACATCACTGTCTTAAAGCTATTGAAGAATTAGAAAAAAAAGGAATTGATGTTGAGTTAATAGATTTAATCAGTTTAAAACCATTTGATATGGAAACCATCTCAAAATCAATAAGAAAAACAAATAAAGTAATTATTGTTGAAGAATGTATGAAGACTGGAGGTATTGGTGCAGAATTAATTGCCTTGATAACAGAAGAGTGTTTTGATGATCTTGATGCCCGACCAATTAGATTATCTAGTCAGGATATTCCAACTCCCTATAATGGAAATCTTGAGAATTTGACAATAATCCAACCACATCAAATAGTTGAAAAAGTTGAACATTTAATTAGTGGGAGTATATAG
- the secD gene encoding protein translocase subunit SecD, whose amino-acid sequence MKRRQGWLFFIIFLLTLSVYLLINYPLQLGLDLQGGSQLTLQIIKEEGKVTGDELEAVNSVIDRRVNNLGVSESNLQTLGGDQLILELPGEQNPLVASRVLGKTALLEFRTQKKGTSTDLKNLQLQRLSIKELIEKYSIEEKNQNNDNFLKVIQDDLKGIEQELNYSSTSNDFYGKLIEIKKYVDKEITNLFIKTDLSGKDLINAGRRQEQTNSNWEVLLTFSNSGGEKFAEITKSIAGTNQLLAIIIDGESISEASVGNQFTSTGITGGSATISGNFSAENARELEVQLKGGSLPLPIEIVETNTIGALLGSKNILKSLYAAISGLIFVGIFMIFNYRILGFVSVLSLVLYGFFNLALYSLIPVTLTLPGISGLILSIGMAVDANILIFERIREELYDGNTLSRAIDSGFQRANSSIVDGHITTLLSCFVLFLLGTNFVKGFAATLGIGVLISLFTSLNCSKTILRFFTTYQSLRQKNLYLPKNNFSN is encoded by the coding sequence ATGAAAAGAAGGCAAGGTTGGCTTTTTTTTATTATATTTCTACTTACTTTATCTGTTTATCTATTAATAAATTATCCTTTACAGTTGGGATTGGATTTACAAGGGGGTTCTCAACTTACACTACAAATTATTAAAGAGGAAGGTAAGGTAACAGGGGATGAACTTGAAGCAGTTAATTCGGTTATAGATAGACGCGTTAACAACTTAGGGGTTTCAGAATCAAACTTGCAAACCCTAGGTGGAGATCAATTAATTTTAGAATTACCTGGAGAACAAAATCCATTAGTTGCTTCAAGGGTATTAGGTAAGACTGCTTTATTAGAATTTAGAACCCAAAAAAAAGGAACATCTACAGATTTAAAAAACCTGCAACTACAAAGATTGAGTATTAAAGAATTAATTGAAAAATATTCCATTGAAGAAAAAAATCAAAATAATGATAATTTCTTAAAAGTTATTCAAGATGATCTTAAAGGTATAGAGCAGGAATTGAATTACTCATCTACAAGTAATGATTTCTATGGGAAGTTAATTGAAATCAAAAAATATGTTGATAAAGAAATTACAAATTTATTTATTAAAACAGATTTATCTGGTAAGGATCTTATTAACGCAGGAAGGAGACAAGAACAAACAAATAGTAATTGGGAAGTTTTATTAACTTTTAGTAATTCAGGAGGTGAAAAGTTTGCAGAAATTACAAAGTCAATTGCTGGCACTAATCAACTATTGGCAATTATTATTGATGGCGAATCTATAAGTGAAGCTAGTGTTGGTAACCAGTTTACTAGTACTGGTATTACAGGTGGATCAGCAACAATAAGCGGTAATTTTAGTGCTGAAAATGCTAGAGAATTAGAAGTTCAACTTAAAGGAGGCTCATTGCCATTGCCAATTGAAATAGTAGAAACTAACACTATAGGGGCGCTATTGGGATCCAAAAATATTTTAAAAAGTCTTTATGCAGCTATTAGTGGATTAATTTTTGTTGGAATATTTATGATTTTTAATTATAGAATTCTAGGTTTCGTTTCAGTTCTATCTCTAGTACTTTATGGTTTCTTTAACTTAGCCCTATATTCTTTAATTCCTGTAACTTTGACTTTACCTGGAATATCTGGACTCATACTTAGCATTGGTATGGCTGTTGATGCAAATATTCTAATATTTGAGAGAATTAGAGAAGAATTATATGACGGCAATACTCTTTCAAGAGCTATTGATAGCGGTTTTCAAAGAGCTAATTCATCTATAGTTGATGGTCATATTACAACTCTTCTAAGTTGTTTTGTATTGTTTTTATTAGGAACAAATTTTGTTAAAGGTTTTGCGGCAACATTAGGTATTGGAGTTCTAATAAGCTTGTTTACCTCATTAAATTGCTCTAAAACTATTTTGAGATTTTTTACAACTTATCAATCTTTAAGACAAAAAAATCTCTATCTACCCAAGAATAATTTTTCAAATTAA
- the secF gene encoding protein translocase subunit SecF, giving the protein MKYNLELIKNKRKIFSFSTFLILLSLLGILYSTFNTSYKKPINLGMDFIGGNELRIERVCEEECSNLSPDSVLENLREISTNKNFINNIKLQFQNNNKLISIRTPYLSIEESNNLITNLDNIIGPLNYESKDSRLIGPKLGKRLLTNCVTSLLVSLFAISLYITIRFDKKYALFALLALFHDLLIVFGIFSWLGIILSVEVNSLFAVSLLTIAGYSVNDTVVIFDRIRENLKSNEEGYNETIQLSVNESFRRTTFTSITTLIPLLSIILFGSYSLFWFSLALSLGIIVGSYSSILLAPSLLLKD; this is encoded by the coding sequence ATGAAATACAATCTTGAACTAATAAAAAATAAAAGAAAGATATTTAGTTTTTCAACTTTTCTTATTTTGTTAAGTCTTTTAGGAATTTTATATTCAACTTTTAATACTTCCTATAAGAAACCTATAAATTTAGGGATGGATTTTATTGGAGGAAATGAACTAAGAATAGAAAGAGTTTGTGAAGAAGAATGTTCTAACCTTTCCCCTGATTCAGTTTTAGAAAATTTAAGAGAGATCTCTACTAATAAAAACTTTATAAATAATATAAAATTACAATTCCAAAATAATAATAAATTAATTTCAATAAGAACACCTTATTTGAGTATCGAAGAATCAAATAATCTAATTACTAATCTTGATAATATTATTGGACCTCTAAATTATGAGAGTAAGGATTCAAGATTAATTGGTCCAAAGCTTGGGAAAAGATTACTTACCAATTGTGTTACTTCATTGTTGGTTTCTTTATTTGCAATATCTTTATATATAACTATAAGGTTTGATAAAAAATATGCATTATTTGCATTATTAGCTTTATTCCATGATTTATTAATTGTTTTCGGTATATTTTCCTGGTTGGGAATTATATTATCTGTCGAGGTAAATAGTTTATTTGCGGTGTCCCTGTTAACTATTGCTGGTTATTCTGTAAATGATACTGTTGTTATTTTTGATAGAATTCGTGAGAATTTAAAATCAAATGAAGAAGGCTATAACGAAACTATCCAATTATCAGTAAACGAATCATTTAGGAGAACAACTTTTACCAGTATTACAACCCTTATCCCTTTATTAAGCATAATTCTGTTTGGATCTTACTCGCTGTTTTGGTTTTCTTTGGCCTTATCATTAGGAATTATTGTTGGAAGTTATTCAAGTATTTTATTGGCTCCATCTTTGTTGCTTAAAGACTGA